One stretch of Ooceraea biroi isolate clonal line C1 chromosome 4, Obir_v5.4, whole genome shotgun sequence DNA includes these proteins:
- the LOC105275873 gene encoding RNA polymerase II degradation factor 1: MSEMTSVVETQQQQQYVGGGSSNTEHHCKDCGVNFESEKSLEVHLRYHHENLLNQWTSKAQQEESNNNHSKAGNHNSHANANRDSVAVPADSSEPSSMSPSQDPTSSQQQQQQQPQQQQPPQPQPQPQPQQSQQQTQQQQQQSQQSQQQPGVHAIVCQSYEHFPPMFSETGYFMQNEQSYMMSHHFSPQPEDAQSNGGRDSGGAYSRYMYPHQQHYAAERAVPNSTSPRSSLFQCDKCGAVYEDANQLGEHVRTNHLDSPSTYSAPQYQQLGNSPQQQGQQLHPSPPLSNQAQQPPGYDYNGGQTVKEMKQEPEEQAEILDLDSHKVQTHKYEEELMRLQQQQQQQQQGLQMQMHHQQVMQQQQRIGSHSVSSMLGWPPATQTHDYHVGLPPMGTVDNVPPMTDQSQFMRGQHMPVEHGHQGSSIITSTQSMTSHQMPSGFVQQSPKAQPLANQSWKSNEPRRPKTYNCTACNKWFTSSGHLKRHYNTTLHKNAVKNGKDPDPANLPISAHHHPARDNNGGPSASGRGSGATTRSPSDLSSRSPPNLMAGPSGEVTGGLLHTPTTLCNSNSNSSSSNSDSSAVALVQQQQQQQLAVHLPHSGIMPLNSPGPSPLTGHHQQQMSSAPHQLALQQQQQQQQLHLSTGSSGQPVHHTTSHSPMPPPPTSHMNCPSPMRSSSHPHHMNTPGSVTPVTSPTGMGGTTMPHQPYPNALPPHVTTTTSIPAVLLESIPPVTTIQLTTIGNKEDEQQHQPQQQHQMNMLPGFGTIEQRILPSFTQFGVTGFVVEQNQIQTVNVGGLNVEEITPQETSYESSQSYEPYSPAHYKSINVGTMQSTDNITSTEDVSHSAESLTYQLEHLDLEANNNNLAKEDMDPNVTKPKKGRKTKAASSKKCQFTTTGANFISKEGFHKCIDCNKEFNKACYLTQHNKSFHSGDKPFKCAQCGKRFHNEELHAKHVLMHGMTRKHQCDACPKVFAHRTDLKRHQCIHTGQRPFKCDMCEKGFIRQDHMKKHRHTHSKKSRIQNQRINAQRYGYVAVTRVARC, translated from the coding sequence ATGAGTGAGATGACGAGTGTTGTCGAgacgcaacagcagcaacagtaCGTAGGCGGCGGCAGTTCGAATACGGAGCATCATTGCAAGGATTGCGGTGTGAATTTCGAAAGCGAGAAGAGTTTGGAGGTGCATCTGCGCTATCATCACGAGAACTTGCTAAATCAGTGGACAAGTAAGGCGCAGCAAGAGGAGAGCAATAATAATCACAGCAAAGCGGGTAATCATAATAGCCACGCGAACGCTAATCGGGATAGCGTGGCCGTGCCAGCGGACTCAAGCGAGCCATCATCGATGTCGCCTTCTCAGGATCCAACATCttcgcagcagcagcagcagcagcagccgcaacagcagcagccgcCGCAGCCGCAGCCGCAGCCGCAGCCACAGCAGTCGCAGCAGCAAActcaacagcaacagcaacaatcACAACAATCTCAGCAGCAGCCTGGCGTGCATGCAATTGTGTGCCAGTCATACGAGCATTTTCCACCAATGTTCAGCGAGACTGGTTACTTCATGCAAAACGAACAATCCTACATGATGTCTCATCACTTTTCGCCGCAACCGGAAGACGCTCAGAGCAATGGCGGTCGCGATAGTGGCGGTGCTTACTCGCGTTACATGTATCCGCATCAACAGCACTATGCTGCGGAACGTGCGGTCCCTAACTCTACCAGTCCGCGTAGCTCGCTGTTTCAGTGCGACAAGTGCGGAGCAGTTTACGAAGATGCAAATCAATTGGGTGAACATGTGAGAACGAATCATTTGGACTCGCCTTCTACGTATTCCGCTCCTCAGTATCAACAGCTGGGCAACAGTCCACAGCAGCAAGGCCAACAGTTGCATCCGTCACCACCACTTTCGAATCAAGCTCAACAGCCACCGGGTTATGATTACAATGGTGGACAGACGGTCAAAGAAATGAAGCAGGAACCTGAAGAACAGGCTGAGATCCTCGATCTGGATTCGCACAAAGTACAAACGCACAAATATGAAGAGGAGCTCATGAGActtcagcagcagcagcagcaacagcaacagggCCTCCAGATGCAGATGCATCATCAGCAGGTGATGCAACAGCAACAAAGGATAGGATCGCATTCGGTGAGTTCTATGCTAGGTTGGCCACCGGCCACCCAAACTCACGATTATCATGTCGGACTTCCGCCTATGGGTACCGTGGACAATGTTCCACCAATGACTGACCAAAGTCAGTTTATGCGCGGTCAGCACATGCCCGTAGAGCACGGGCATCAAGGTTCATCGATAATCACGAGCACGCAATCGATGACGAGCCATCAGATGCCGAGTGGATTCGTGCAGCAGTCGCCGAAAGCGCAGCCGTTGGCGAACCAATCCTGGAAAAGCAACGAGCCTCGTCGGCCGAAGACTTACAATTGTACTGCATGCAACAAGTGGTTTACCAGTTCAGGTCACCTGAAAAGGCACTATAACACAACATTGCATAAGAATGCCGTGAAGAACGGCAAGGACCCTGATCCAGCAAATCTTCCAATCAGTGCTCATCACCATCCCGCTAGGGACAACAATGGCGGTCCTTCAGCAAGCGGTAGAGGCAGCGGCGCTACTACGCGCTCGCCATCAGACTTATCTTCAAGGAGTCCCCCAAACTTGATGGCAGGTCCCTCGGGCGAGGTGACGGGGGGCCTGCTTCACACGCCCACCACTCTTTGCAACtccaacagcaacagcagcagcagcaacagcgaCTCCTCGGCGGTGGCTCTGgtacagcagcaacagcagcaacaactTGCGGTCCACCTGCCGCACTCGGGAATAATGCCGCTCAATTCCCCGGGACCATCGCCGTTAACGGGACACCATCAGCAACAAATGAGTTCTGCGCCTCATCAGCTGGCCctccagcagcagcagcaacagcagcaactgCACCTGTCGACGGGTTCATCAGGCCAACCGGTGCATCATACCACGAGTCATTCGCCCATGCCCCCACCGCCGACCTCACACATGAATTGCCCTTCACCAATGCGCTCATCGTCCCATCCTCATCACATGAATACCCCAGGCTCGGTCACTCCAGTGACTTCACCCACGGGGATGGGGGGTACTACGATGCCTCATCAGCCGTACCCAAACGCCTTGCCCCCCCACGTTACAACTACTACCAGCATCCCGGCGGTCCTGCTGGAGTCTATCCCACCGGTTACCACCATACAGCTAACTACTATTGGTAACAAGGAGGACGAACAGCAACATCAGCCGCAGCAACAACATCAGATGAATATGCTGCCCGGTTTCGGGACCATCGAACAAAGGATCCTACCGAGTTTCACGCAATTTGGCGTAACCGGGTTTGTAGTAGAACAGAATCAGATACAGACTGTTAACGTGGGGGGGCTAAATGTAGAGGAGATTACTCCTCAAGAAACATCTTACGAATCTTCTCAGTCTTATGAACCGTATTCACCAGCTCACTACAAATCAATAAACGTAGGGACGATGCAGAGCACGGATAACATAACAAGTACCGAGGACGTTTCGCATTCAGCAGAGTCGTTAACGTATCAGTTGGAGCATTTGGATCTTGAAGCAAACAACAATAACTTGGCGAAGGAGGATATGGACCCGAACGTCACAAAACCGAAGAAGGGGCGTAAAACCAAGGCGGCTTCGAGCAAGAAATGCCAGTTTACCACCACCGGAGCTAATTTCATTTCGAAAGAAGGTTTTCACAAGTGCATTGACTGCAACAAGGAGTTCAACAAAGCTTGCTATCTAACACAACACAACAAGAGCTTTCACTCGGGTGACAAACCGTTCAAGTGTGCTCAATGTGGCAAACGATTTCACAATGAAGAATTGCATGCCAAGCATGTATTGATGCATGGTATGACACGGAAGCATCAGTGTGATGCATGTCCGAAGGTATTTGCTCATAGGACTGATCTAAAACGTCACCAATGCATCCATACTGGGCAACGACCGTTCAAATGTGATATGTGCGAGAAGGGATTCATCAGGCAGGATCATATGAAGAAGCATCGGCATACGCACTCGAAGAAATCGCGGATCCAGAACCAGCGAATCAATGCTCAACGATACGGCTATGTAGCAGTAACCAGAGTAGCCCGCTGCTGA